AttccaactatgttggcacccatAACCACCACCTATCATTTGCAGTTGCAGCACcctaataaatattattaaataaataagcataAAGAGACTTGGGGGACTAGATCAAAACCCAATGATACAATACAAAACATCGACAACatctgcctcattaaaaactcTACCAGGAAAACCCCAAAAGGATAAAAcctcaaaaggaaaaaaagagtgCAGAGAAAAATGACAAGATGAGAGAAAGTCAACGCCAAAGGACACAAATAGACAATACCAAAAGTGGTATCAACAAAAACGGAAGAAAGGTTGATTGTTCTTGTTGCGGGCAAAGTCATTAGAGATAAAATTAGGAACATAATCCCACCACACCACACCAGTGATTTGAAAGCCATGATTAACCAATTTGTCCGCACAACTGTTGCCTTCTCGAAAAATATGAGTGACTCGAAAGTGAAATCCTCAAATAATATCAAGGCAATTAGACCAATGGTTTTGTAACCTCCATGGAACCAAAGAAGGACTACTAAAAGCTTGGATAGTCAGAGAAGAGTCACATTCTAGCCAATAGTTTGTCCATCCCTTGACAGCAGCAAATTCTATAGCACGGATAGCACCTTTCACTTCTGCTTGAAATGCATCAGAAATTCCCAAAGACTCTGAAAAACATCCAAGAAAGCTTCCACCATGATCTCTGAATATTCCCCCACAAGCAGAAGCCCCATGACAACCTCGAGAAGCTCCATCAGTGTTGCATTTCACCCATGATAAAGGAGGGCAAGACCAATTGACTTGAATTATCTTAGGAGCTGAAGGGGGATGACATTTAACGACGAAAGCCTTGAGAATTTGAAACTCGCGAATTGATGAATACATGCTCCCTTTGGAATGATTTGCTGACAACGCTACTTCACCTTTAACGATGTTAACCACTTGTTGCATGGGGATAACTTTGTCTTCAAATCTAATAAGATTTCTACATTTCCAAATAACCCAAATTGCATGGGGATAACTTTGTCTTACTCCAATTTTGGTTGAAGATCTTTGCACCTGCAAAACATTAGTAAACCAATTCCATAAAGTACCAGCAAAATCACACTGAAAGAAAAGATGGTTAACAGATTCATATTGTTTTCCACACAAAGAACAACAAGAAACCATAATCAAACCTCTCTTCCTCAAATTATCATCTGTGGCCACTACATTATGAAAAATTCTCCATATAATGAATGACTTGGCAGGGGGGATGCAATATGACCAAATGAATTTTCCCCATGAAACCCTGTTGAAGGAGGTTAATCTGCTAGTGTAAGCATCTTTAAAATCAAGTTTTCCAGATTTTGAGTGATCCCAAACTCTAGTGTCAATAGCTGAGCTAGTGGGGATGATCATATTTTTGATGTCACACATGTGAGGAATTTTTTGTTGCATAATAGCCGGAAAATGCCACGTACCATCTCTAATATAATCAGCCACAGTGGATGTGAGTCTTGAAACGATAGAACTATCGAGATTCGACACATCAGAGATACGATTTGGAGCCATTCGTCTGACCAGAAGTTGATAGTTGTGCCATCACCAATTTTCCAACTACTATTCTCTTGTATTTCCAACAATGCATGAAGTGCATGAAGCAAATGGATATATTTACTCATTCCTTTAAACTACTGCTTTAAACATATTTGAAGACTTACAATACAGACATACACCAAACCTCAAGTATTAACCATATCAAACCTTAACAAAGCGAATTATAGtaacaattaaatataatgtGTTTTGCAAACTATATATGAAACCACAAATATTAACTAATCATCATAAAGTAAGAACATAAAAAACTAACGGGATTTGCCTATAATGACCTTATACATATTCTCAAGCTCATTCAAGTGAGCCTCAAGAAcatcaatttcatttttccGGTCATTCTCATCAAGCAACTGCAAAGACTAATCCCTCGAGTGTTGTGGGATTCAGATGGACAACAAACTCTCCCTTAGGCTCTGTTTGAATTGATGGAAACCAGTGGAGCGTAGCAGAACATAAATTAGCGGAATGGAACGGAATGAAACATAAATTTCATTCCACTGTTTGGATAGTTTATAATGTAACACGGTAACGTTTCCACTCTATTATTTGGGAAGTGGATGGAATGCAAtaagttttaatatttttattccacttttacccttatttaaatatatcatataaaacatattattattattattattattattattattatattccaatCTATACTAAACCAATGCATATTGTTTCATCAGCGTCTATTATGCAAGTGCTAGATTTGTTGGTTTAAACTATGAGCTCTATGTGAATGTTACAGAAGAACATTGACAATTAGTTGGTTTAAAAGTCACACGTTGACACTGCAAAGTGGTTTACGCCTCAGCACACACAAAAACTGGGTTTGATCTCCACAAAATATAATAAGCAACTAAATCATAACAAGGCACCAAAGATaattcataacaaaaaaattataacaaacataatTCATAATCATGTCAACAAAAAGAGCGCAGCAAAAGTACAGCACAGACAGCACAGAGAAGAAGTAAAGTAGAGAGATGAGTGAAATATGAGTATTTGAGAAGAGGAATagacaaataaaataaggataaaaaaataatataaaaaatttgatgttCCATTTATTGGATGTTGAAGAATAATTCAATCAGTTGCACAAGATGTTGTACCAGATGTTGTGGCATCTGTCCCTATGTTTTGTTAGTCACTTGCTTCTCAAGATAGTTGTTAGTTTGTTAGGTTGTTGTAACTACTTTTGGTTTGTTGGTTGGTTAGTTAGTAACTAACTTGACTTAGTTACTCTAGTTAGCTTGTTAACTAAGCAATACACTACAATTTGTATCTCTATAAATTGTATTCATATGATCAATAATAATCAATGCTCATTGATGAaactattctctctctctcactctcttcgACTCTAACATTGGATACCCCCAAATTGGGAGGaatgaaaaattgaaggatTGAGTGGTATAGAATGGAATTGGTTCCATTGAGTTCCAtttcattccattccattaGTTTTTTGCAAAGCCAAACAATAGAATTTTATTATATACCTTCTCATTACATTTCTTGTgctttaattttgttaatttgacttttaaaaacaattgaaaCTATATGGCTAACTATAACAGGTTAATGTATAATGTCAATGCATAATTTAAACTTGGGTCGTGATAAGAACTCTTTATAACGCCCACAAGGAACTGTGCAGTATGGTGGAGGGATTCTTTCTGGGCCAATGCAATCAATGGTACATCAAGGAGGAATGCAAAGAAATAGCCCTGATGGCGAAAGGTGGCAGCGTGCTACTAGCTTCCAGCAGCAGAGGGGTTTAATGCCATCTCCTTCTTCTCAATCTCCTTTGCAGACTATGCACAAAGCTGAGAAGAAGTATGAGGTGGGTAAGGTGACAGATGAGGAACAGGCAAAGCAGAGGCAGTTGAAAGGTATATTGAACAAGTTAACACCCCAGAATTTTGAGAAGCTATTTGAGCAGGTTAAAGCAGTTAATATTGATAATGTAGTCACTCTCACTGGTGTCATCTCCCAAATCTTTGAGAAGGCCTTGATGGAACCCACTTTCTGTGAAATGTATGCCAATTTCTGTTTTCATCTGGCAGCTGCGTTGCCTGATCTCAGTCAAGACAATGAAAAGATAACATTTAAGAGATTATTGTTAAATAAGTGCCAGGAAGAATTTGAGAGGGGTGAGAGAGAGCAAGAGGAAGCTAATAAAGCTGATGAGGGTGACGTGAAACAGTCTGATGAGGAAAGAGAAGCAAAACGATCCAAGGCTAGAAGACGAATGTTGGGTAATATCCGGTTAATTGGAGAACTATATAAGAAGAAAATGCTGACAGAGAGAATAATGCACGAGTGCATAAAAAAGTTACTTGGTCAGTGTCAGAATCCGGATGAAGAAGACATCGAAGCTTTGTGCAAACTGATGAGTACTATTGGGGAGATGATTGACCACCCCAAAGCTAAGGAACAAATGGGTGTATATTTTGaaagaattaaaataatgtCAAACAACATGAATTTATCTTCTAGGGTGAGGTTAATGTTAAAGGATACCATTGATTTGAGAAAGAATAGATGGCAACAAAGGAGAAAAGTTGAGGGGTCAAAGAAGATTGAAGAGGTGCACCGGGAAGAGAGGCAATCCCAAGCTGGTAGGCTGGGTCGTGGTATGGGTTTTAGTACACCAAGAAGGACCCCTATGGATTTTGGTTCAAGAGGTTCATCTATGTTATCCCCTCCTAATGCTCAGATGGGTGGATTGCCTAATCAAATTCCCTTGCCTCAAAGATCTTCAGGTGATGAGTCAATAACCTTGGGTTTGAAAGATTTGTTGATGTCTatttaaattttgaagttacaatttcttttttatgtttctttttcttgCTTTGCCTAATATGTATTTGCTCCTGCTATGTTTAATATGAAGGTGTTTTAAGGTTTTATTGTCTCTTGCTTCTTTAATAAACAATGTACTACTTTATCAATTTTTGGGTACAATACTTATCATTTGATGATTAATAAGATTCAAACTATCTaaccaaaatataattttagggtCTGCCACATACCCAGGTTCTATAATTTTAGGGTCTGCTATGACCCCATCTGCCAATATAATGTGGCCTAAATACTTCTTGTTGGTATTCAAATGCCTAATAATTCCTTCTAATATATTTCCATATCAAtgcctcaaaaaaaaattcatatcaaAATAAGCAGCttcactttttctttcttttttggttgGTAGAGTCACTTCCTTTTTCTATAGCTACAAAAAATCAACGATTTtgagtactccctccggtccttaatataagaggaagtttactttttagattttattgaaaatctaatgtatctagtctatattacaggttagatacattagattctcaatgaatttGAAAAGCAAACCTCTTTTAATATTAAAAGATGTTTTGACAATTATATTCTGTTTTACTTCATCTATCCCAAATTATATTCTGTTTTGACaattttacacaaattaaaAGATGTAAGAAATATGAATTATAAGtcaatttacaaaattatcattCATCATTAATAATATACAAGAAATATAcattgaagaattgaaaaaaataaagggtaatAAATAatgtgttaaatatgttttactCCTACATAACTTTACAACTgcttatgtaacaaaaaaaaaactttaaaactgTTTCTCCTCGAACACTAGCCGTCACCACCACTTTAACGTGGTCAATGGAGACGTGGCGAGTCACTTAAGTTACTCAACTGTCATCACTACTTGGcacttaataataaaaaaaatgatcaaaattatgtacAGTTCCATGTACACAGTTCTTACTGTGCTAGATATATGGggaaaagttatttttattttaaaaaaattttctttttctttttttaattaaaaaatataaataactacctttttgtgagaggaacaggaaaaattgcatcTAAAacaatgcatataagttttgtccataaaaaaatagtaatgattttcaattttattattattcaattgatttttaattgaataataCATCAAATGACAAAtgtgggtctcaataacacatcaaatgattttcaatttttaaaaaatttgtatggATGATTTACATGATATgaactttcaatccaactgtagattttgtaaaattcgtattggTTATAGAGTTATTGACAAGTGTTGCACTGTGCACCACTTGATCAACTCTTTCATGTTATCCTTCACCTTTAAATGAATGCAATTTTTTCCGTAAACTAAAGGTATCCTCCGCACACAATTGCAAAGACCAATCCGTAGCTGAGATTCAGGTAATGCAATTTATTTACTACTAGTAGATAGAACAATGCCCTCATGGCTTTACTACTATAAATAGTCTTCAGCATCCTTATTTTGGCAAGCAGATCGCATCATGAATTCCACAAAGGTTATGTCGTTTGAGCTGAATGGAATGCAAATCAAAACCACCGTGACCAATGAAGCAATAGTGATCAATGAACGCATAATGTCTTTCTTACAACCTACCAGCGATCACGGAACTAAGGTAATCGGGTTTGATTTCGAGTGGCATCCGATTACATATTTTGAATCAGCTAGAACCAATCCCCAAACCAATCATGGATCTGCAGATAGAAACTGTCCTCCTCCTTCCCAGGCCAGTCCTGCAACCTTTCAACTTTGTGATGGAAATTCGTGTCTTATTATTTACACACGTCCTAAGAGTAAGATTCCTCTTTCGCTACTTAATTTTCTTCGTCAACCAAATTATACATTCGTTGGCTGTGGCATCAAAGACAATTTTGCTAAATTGGAGAAACATTTTTATGGGATCGGATGCAGAAATGCTGTAGAACTTGGAACCTTGGCTGCTACTATCATGGATGAGCCTCATTTACGTTTTTGTGGCGTTGATGAACTAGCATTTCTGGTTGATGAACTTGATCTTCGTAAGGAAAGGCCTTTAAACATGACTTTTGATTGGGGACATTATCCTTATAGCGAAAACCTAGCTAAACTTGCTACTGTTAATGTTTACTCTTATCATAAGATTGGGAGCACATTGCTTGCAAAGTATAGACCTCAATCAAATCCACCTCTCGGTGTTTGTTTGATTtaggagttttgtggtttgaaaGATTTATGTTTGTCTCCAattatgtttctttttcttgCTTTGCCTAACATGTACTGCTATGGTTGAGATTATGAAGATTTATGTTTGTCTCCAAgtatgtttctttttctttttctatactTATTATCACTTGATGAACTAGAAGTTGTAATCATTTTATGCATTTCTTTTTGCAATTTAGTGTTCATGTTGATTTAGTGTCTAAAAGAATTGGAAGT
This genomic interval from Trifolium pratense cultivar HEN17-A07 linkage group LG6, ARS_RC_1.1, whole genome shotgun sequence contains the following:
- the LOC123893085 gene encoding uncharacterized protein LOC123893085, with translation MNSTKVMSFELNGMQIKTTVTNEAIVINERIMSFLQPTSDHGTKVIGFDFEWHPITYFESARTNPQTNHGSADRNCPPPSQASPATFQLCDGNSCLIIYTRPKSKIPLSLLNFLRQPNYTFVGCGIKDNFAKLEKHFYGIGCRNAVELGTLAATIMDEPHLRFCGVDELAFLVDELDLRKERPLNMTFDWGHYPYSENLAKLATVNVYSYHKIGSTLLAKYRPQSNPPLGVCLI